The proteins below come from a single Eucalyptus grandis isolate ANBG69807.140 chromosome 3, ASM1654582v1, whole genome shotgun sequence genomic window:
- the LOC104427173 gene encoding receptor-like protein kinase 5: MPRLTSSPPHIRFFFPFFSYIPCVVFLCFLPHAAESQIQDQELQVLLKLRQSWQEPSSLDHWVASNSSSHCAWPEIKCQEGSITKLNLTNLSINYSIPPFICDLKNLTKLDLSYNNITGEFPTVLYNCSKLVYLDLSENHFEGPIPSDIDRMANLQVLILADNSFSFDVPASVARLQRLRILHLYMSEYNGTYPEEIFGLSALEELRLEYNKFVPSQLPQNFTVLKKLRFFSMAQTNLYGGIPETVSDMEALEHLDLGKNPLTGEIPASIFAMRSLSELYVYETNVSGSIPQAVSAANLSVIDLSLNNLMGNIPEVFGQLKNLYSLNLEFNQLSGGIPEVIASLPSLSDIKLSNNNISGTIPPDFGKFSPLRRFEVAFNNLTGAFPEHLCHGGTLFGLAAMDNNLSGELPESLGNCSTLLEVMLNNNGFTGNVPGGLWMPRNLMALLLSGNGLTGELPRELSPNLTRIEMSNNKFFGKIPSTVSSWRNLVVFDASNNLLSGTVPAELTVLPSLTTLLLGQNKLSGNLPTDIISWKSLTTLNLSHNKISGPIPSKIGLLPVLTQLDLSDNQLSGLIPPEFGQLNLNRLNLSSNRLRGKIPSLYDNAAYDTSFLNNPGLCASNSFMRINVCSTPSRRSSKTNLTLIVILAIAAAMCVLLVVLFMIRASRKNRSQFDSTPKLTPFQSLNFTESNILSELKEPNVIGSGGSGKVYRVVVNPSGDTVAVKRILNNRKLDEKLEKQFVAEVEILGNIKHLHIVKLLCSISCEKSKLLVYEYMENSSLDRWLHKNKRSSPISGVANNMILDWPKRLQIALGAAEGLCYMHHGCSSPIIHRDVKSSNILLDSEFKAKIADFGLARMLAKPGEAVSMTVVAGSFGYLAPEYNHTKRVNEKIDVYSFGVVLLELTTGREPCEGNEDMGLAEWAWFHFNHGKPISDVVDEEIRDNSYLDQISNVFKLGIFCTARLPSTRPTMKEVVQMLLKCSDPHYDVEKKP, from the exons ATGCCGAGACTGACCTCATCACCTCCTCATATtcgcttcttcttccccttcttctcctaCATCCCCTGTGTCGTTTTCCTCTGCTTCCTCCCTCATGCTGCAGAGTCTCAAATCCAAGATCAAGAATTGCAAGTCCTGTTGAAGCTCAGGCAATCCTGGCAAGAACCATCGTCCCTCGACCACTGGGTGGCCTCCAATTCATCCTCCCACTGCGCATGGCCCGAGATCAAATGCCAAGAAGGCTCGATTACCAAGCTCAATCTTACCAACCTGAGCATAAATTATTCGATCCCCCCATTCATCTGCGACCTCAAGAATCTGACCAAGCTCGATCTCTCCTACAACAATATTACTGGAGAGTTTCCCACTGTTCTCTACAACTGTTCCAAGCTCGTGTACCTCGACCTGTCCGAGAATCACTTTGAAGGTCCTATTCCTTCCGATATCGATCGAATGGCCAATCTTCAGGTCCTGATTCTTGCCGACAACAGCTTCTCGTTCGACGTCCCAGCATCGGTAGCAAGGCTGCAGAGGCTGAGGATCCTTCACCTTTACATGTCTGAGTACAATGGCACATACCCTGAAGAGATTTTTGGCCTCTCTGCTCTCGAAGAACTGAGGCTCGAGTACAACAAGTTCGTGCCATCACAGCTACCGCAGAACTTCACTGTCCTGAAGAAGCTGCGGTTCTTCTCAATGGCGCAGACGAACCTTTATGGTGGAATCCCGGAGACAGTTAGCGATATGGAGGCTCTTGAGCACTTGGATTTGGGGAAGAATCCACTGACAGGAGAGATCCCGGCCAGCATTTTTGCTATGAGAAGCTTGAGCGAGTTGTACGTGTACGAGACTAATGTGTCCGGATCGATCCCTCAGGCAGTCAGTGCCGCAAACCTGAGCGTGATCGATCTGTCTTTAAATAATTTGATGGGGAACATACCTGAAGTTTTTGGACAGCTCAAGAATCTATACAGCTTGAATTTAGAGTTCAATCAATTGTCTGGTGGAATCCCGGAAGTTATCGCGAGTCTTCCCTCTTTGTCTGATATCAAGCTGTCCAACAACAATATATCGGGCACGATTCCCCCGGACTTTGGCAAGTTTTCCCCGCTCAGAAGATTCGAAGTGGCCTTCAACAACTTGACCGGTGCATTTCCAGAACATCTGTGCCATGGGGGTACGCTGTTTGGGTTGGCCGCCATGGACAACAATCTCAGCGGGGAGTTGCCAGAGTCACTTGGAAATTGCAGTACTTTGCTTGAAGTGATGTTGAACAACAATGGGTTCACAGGCAATGTGCCTGGAGGACTCTGGATGCCGCGGAACTTGAtggctttgctcttgagtggtaATGGATTAACTGGCGAGCTTCCCAGGGAGCTGTCCCCAAACCTCACTCGGATCGAGATGAGCAACAACAAATTCTTCGGCAAGATTCCGAGCACGGTGTCTTCGTGGAGGAACTTGGTGGTGTTTGATGCTAGTAATAACCTCCTCAGTGGCACGGTTCCAGCTGAATTGACCGTGCTTCCTTCTCTGACGACGCTTTTGCTCGGTCAGAACAAGCTCTCCGGGAATCTTCCCACAGACATCATTTCATGGAAATCCTTGACCACTCTGAATCTTAGTCACAATAAGATCTCGGGACCGATTCCCAGCAAAATCGGTCTTCTGCCTGTGCTCACGCAGTTGGATCTGTCTGACAACCAACTGTCCGGCCTGATTCCTCCTGAATTCGGCCAACTGAATCTGAACCGTCTGAATTTATCATCCAATCGCCTTAGGGGGAAAATTCCATCCTTATACGATAATGCCGCTTATGACACCAGTTTCCTGAACAACCCCGGGCTCTGTGCATCCAATTCGTTCATGAGGATCAATGTCTGCAGCACCCCATCCCGTAGATCGAGCAAGACCAATCTCACCTTGATCGTGATCTTGGCCATTGCAGCGGCGATGTGCGTTTTGTTGGTGGTGCTATTCATGATCAGAGCTTCCAGAAAGAACAGGTCCCAGTTCGATTCAACTCCAAAACTGACTCcattccaaagtttgaattttACGGAATCGAATATTCTGTCGGAATTGAAGGAGCCTAATGTGATTGGAAGTGGCGGATCAGGAAAAGTATATCGCGTTGTCGTGAATCCTTCTGGTGACACCGTTGCCGTGAAAAGGATTTTGAATAACCGAAAATTAGATGAGAAGCTGGAGAAGCAATTCGTAGCAGAAGTGGAGATACTTGGGAACATTAAGCATCTGCACATTGTCAAATTGTTGTGCTCTATTTCTTGCGAGAAGTCGAAACTCCTAGTGTACGAGTACATGGAAAATAGCAGCTTGGACCGTTGGCTTCACAAGAATAAACGATCATCGCCCATCTCGGGTGTTGCCAACAATATGATCTTGGATTGGCCCAAAAGGTTGCAGATTGCGCTAGGAGCAGCTGAAGGACTTTGCTATATGCATCATGGTTGTTCATCGCCCATCATCCACCGAGACGTGAAATCGAGCAACATTCTCTTAGACTCAGAGTTCAAAGCAAAAATTGCTGACTTCGGCCTTGCAAGGATGTTGGCCAAGCCAGGAGAAGCTGTTTCCATGACAGTTGTTGCTGGTTCTTTCGGCTATTTGGCACCAG AGTATAATCATACGAAAAGAGTTAATGAGAAGATCGATGTTTATAGCTTCGGGGTCGTTCTCTTGGAACTGACCACCGGAAGGGAGCCTTGCGAGGGGAACGAAGACATGGGGCTCGCTGAATGGGCATGGTTTCACTTTAATCATGGCAAGCCAATATCTGATGTGGTAGACGAGGAGATCAGGGACAACTCGTACCTAGATCAGATAAGTAATGTCTTTAAGCTGGGAATCTTTTGCACTGCCAGGCTGCCTTCCACGAGGCCTACAATGAAGGAGGTAGTGCAAATGCTGCTCAAATGTAGCGATCCGCATTATGACGTTGAAAAGAAACCCTAA